A segment of the Myxosarcina sp. GI1 genome:
GTACGTCCACAACCCCGAATAAATAAAGCATCACCAGTTAAGACGTGGGTGTTATTTACCAGATATGCTACATGGCTATCAGTATGACCGTGGGTTTCGATCGCTTTGATTTCGAGATCTCCCACCTGTAAAATCTCACCATCTTTGATATAGCGATCGGCACAGGTAGCGTGGGCATTGTCTGGCACAATGCCTATGCAGCCAGTCATTTCTCGTAATTTACCAGTACCAGTAATATGATCGGCATGAATGTGGGTTTCCAGACAGTATTTCAACTTCAGACTAAACTCGTTGAGTAATTGAAAGTCTCGTTCTACCTGTTCTAAAACAGAATCTACTAGAACAGCTTCTTTGGTCTTGCGGTCTGCAATCAAATAGGTGTAAGTCCAAGTGTCTTCATCGAATAGTTGACGAAATAGCATAGTTAACTTCTCCATTAAAACCAAGGTAATGATTACGAGCTAAGTTGACGCTTTAATCCAGTTAAAACATTATATTATTATATAGTAATATACTTTGTGTCTAAGTCAAGACTGATGATTTGAGTTCAACATTTTTTAATTATTTATATAACTAAATAGTTGTACAATAAAAGTAATATAAATAAGACTAATTTATTAGTTTTCAAATTCAACTTAAAATTACGAGGAAATTATTGTGTCAACATCAAGCAAGCGATCGCCATTAAGAGAAAAAAATCGCATTTCATCCGACGAACACTATCAGATTATCATCATTGGTGGAGGAGCAGCAGGAATTACTACCGCAGCCCAACTACTCAGGCAGAATTCTAAACTTAATATTGCGATAGTCGAACCCAATGAAAAGCATTACTATCAACCAGGATGGACATTAGTAGGCGGTGGTGTCGCACCCATAGATAAGTTTATTCGGCAAGAAAAAGATGTGATTCCTCAAAAAGCAAAATGGATTCAAGATTACGTTACTACTTTTGACCCCGATCGCAACACTATAATCTTGACTCAAGGGCTAAAGATAAAATACGACTATCTCGTGGTGTGTCCTGGTATCCAAATCGACTGGCATCTAGTTAGAGGATTAAAAGAAGCATTGGGTAAAGGTAGAGTCACCAGTAATTACTCTAAAGATTACGCCCCATACACTTGGGAAACCATCAATAACTTTAAGAGCGGTACGGCGATTTTTACCTATCCCAATACCCCGATAAAGTGTGGTGGCGCACCGCAAAAAGTGATGTACATGGCAGATGATTACTTCAAAAGTAAGAGCGGAGTGGGTGTAAATACTAAAGTTATGTTTTGTTCTGCGGGTTCGTTAATGTTTAGCATTCCTGCATACAACGCAACTTTAGAAAAAGTAATTGAAAGACGGAGAATTACTACCAGATTCAATCACAATCTCAAAGAAATCAAAGCCGATACCCAAGAAGCTATTTTCGATGTTACTACTGACAAGGGAATAAAAGAAGTCAGCATCCATTACGACATGATTCATATCACTCCACCAATGAGCGCACCCGATTTTATCGAGCAAAGCCCTCTAGCCAATGATAAAGGTTGGGTTGATGTCCACAAATATACCTTGCAACACAATCGCTATTCCAATGTGTTCGGTTTGGGGGATGCCTCATCTTTACCAATCTCCAAAACTGCTGCTGCTGCCCGCAAACAAACTCCCATAGTGGTGCAGAACTTGCTGGCTCTAATGAATGGTCGGCAACTGAAGGGACAATATGATGGTTATACTTGTTGCCCTTTGATTACGGGCTATCATTCGGCAATTATGGCAGAGTTTGATTATGAAGGCAATCCCGCTCCGTCTTTTCCCCTCGATCCGACCAAAGAACGCTACTCGATGTTTCTCGCTAAAGCTTACGCTCTACCCTGGATTTATTGGCATCGGATGCTCAAAGGAAAATCCTTTGAAGCGGATATTTTTAAGCCCGTTAACCGACTATTACAAAAGGATAGTGATAGAAGTTCTTTTACCAAAACCAAAGAGCAAAGCAGTACTTGTTAACCAATTAAAATTAGTCAACAAGACTACTAGCTATTGACGTAGGGTTTTAAGCATCTCTAACTGTTGATGCTGCTGCTGAAATTGAGCAGAGAGAGCATCACAGACTAAATCGCACAACTCAAATAAGAAGTGATTGGTAATTTGATAGTAGACGCAAATTCCTTGCTGTTCGCGAGCGACGATGCCAGCTTTAGTGAGCATATTCAAATGCTTAGAAACATTGGCTTGTCCCAAACCCGTTTCTTCCACAATCTCACTGACGTTCTTTGCCCCAGTTTTTAAACTACAGACAATTTGTAGCCTACTAACTTCAGACAAAACTTTAAAAAAGTTAGCCATCAAACCGAGTGCAGCAGGTGATAGCTTGGCAATTCCACAGTCATTAGAGGGATTGACTGGTTGGGTTTTAGGTTTTGTAGTTACTTTACTAGACATAAGTTTAATCGAGCAATTTAATACAAAATTGAAATATAGCTAACTTATAGTCACGATTATCTTACTAACCATATTACTAAATGGTTGTACTATATACCAATATGAATAACTAATTAGGATTAAAGACATGAACTCGTTGATTGCTGGAAGAAAGAGAATTGGGAGAATTTATGGCTAAAGATTGAATATAAGCACCATCAATTAAAATATCCAGTTGAGCCAATAAATCCTGAGTGCCAGCAGGAGCATATTCAGATCGCAGTTTCTCTAAGATAAATCCAGTAAAGGACATCACATTATGTCCTCTGGCTTTAACTTGGTGGGCAAAATCTGCTAACCCTGGAAAATCTACTAAGCGCAAATGAATCGTACTCGAACCATCTGCTTTGGTGCGTTTGAATAACACTACTTGCCAAGCAGTACCGCGATTATCTTTTAATGTATGTCGAGATTAAATTAATACTTGTTCAGGTGCTTCCTCCATCTGACGGATCGAAGCAAAAGCTGGTTGAATAGTAAAGTTATCCAAACCGATAAATATTAACAAGACTAGAGCAATTGCCAAAACTAGCTTAGATAAAAATTCGCGAATTCGATACCACATTATGAAATTACCTGTTTAAATTTGTCTTTTGTCCTTCGTCTTTTGTTACCAATGACCAATGACTACTAAATTATTCAGCTTCCAGA
Coding sequences within it:
- a CDS encoding metalloregulator ArsR/SmtB family transcription factor, with translation MSSKVTTKPKTQPVNPSNDCGIAKLSPAALGLMANFFKVLSEVSRLQIVCSLKTGAKNVSEIVEETGLGQANVSKHLNMLTKAGIVAREQQGICVYYQITNHFLFELCDLVCDALSAQFQQQHQQLEMLKTLRQ
- a CDS encoding FAD/NAD(P)-binding oxidoreductase, with the protein product MSTSSKRSPLREKNRISSDEHYQIIIIGGGAAGITTAAQLLRQNSKLNIAIVEPNEKHYYQPGWTLVGGGVAPIDKFIRQEKDVIPQKAKWIQDYVTTFDPDRNTIILTQGLKIKYDYLVVCPGIQIDWHLVRGLKEALGKGRVTSNYSKDYAPYTWETINNFKSGTAIFTYPNTPIKCGGAPQKVMYMADDYFKSKSGVGVNTKVMFCSAGSLMFSIPAYNATLEKVIERRRITTRFNHNLKEIKADTQEAIFDVTTDKGIKEVSIHYDMIHITPPMSAPDFIEQSPLANDKGWVDVHKYTLQHNRYSNVFGLGDASSLPISKTAAAARKQTPIVVQNLLALMNGRQLKGQYDGYTCCPLITGYHSAIMAEFDYEGNPAPSFPLDPTKERYSMFLAKAYALPWIYWHRMLKGKSFEADIFKPVNRLLQKDSDRSSFTKTKEQSSTC
- a CDS encoding MBL fold metallo-hydrolase, with the protein product MLFRQLFDEDTWTYTYLIADRKTKEAVLVDSVLEQVERDFQLLNEFSLKLKYCLETHIHADHITGTGKLREMTGCIGIVPDNAHATCADRYIKDGEILQVGDLEIKAIETHGHTDSHVAYLVNNTHVLTGDALFIRGCGRTDFQSGDAGTLYDRVTQKLFTLPDETLVYPGHDYRGQTVSTIGEEKRFNPRFVGKDRDSFISFMDNLKLPNPKKFMEAVPANERCGKVASAIG